The following are from one region of the Tepidamorphus gemmatus genome:
- a CDS encoding DUF883 family protein, which yields MSARKSSTAARAAAEDSVSDSWDRLTDRLDQLRNDLSDLSAAARDFARAGVAEGQDRVQSEIEELAARAAAIRDELNASGHRIARQAGEQAGHYARELESTINRNPITAMLVALGIGFVIGMSSRGRH from the coding sequence ATGAGTGCACGCAAGTCGTCCACCGCCGCCAGGGCGGCCGCCGAGGACTCCGTTTCGGACAGCTGGGATCGTCTTACTGACCGGCTGGACCAGCTTCGCAACGACCTGTCGGACCTCAGTGCCGCCGCCCGCGACTTCGCCCGGGCAGGCGTTGCCGAGGGCCAGGATCGCGTGCAGAGCGAAATCGAGGAACTCGCCGCGCGTGCCGCGGCGATCCGCGACGAGCTGAACGCCAGCGGTCACCGGATCGCGCGCCAGGCCGGAGAGCAGGCCGGCCATTACGCACGCGAGCTCGAGTCCACCATCAACCGCAATCCGATCACGGCGATGCTGGTTGCCCTGGGCATCGGGTTCGTCATCGGCATGAGCTCCCGTGGCCGGCACTAG
- a CDS encoding NAD(P)H-dependent oxidoreductase, producing the protein MRILIVYVHPEPTSFCGALKDRAVETLSRLGHEVEVSDLYAEGFNPVAGRHDFIGQFDSERFHYQNEQLHAANEGGFAPELEREQARLLRADLVIFIFPLWWSNVPAMLKGWVDRVLAFGVVYLDGLRFERGMLKGKRGMACVTTGGTPERFSPEGVYGPIEGVLRPVNRGVFEYLGMEVVPPFVAYAAPRIDDAGRRAYLDDWTRRLEAL; encoded by the coding sequence ATGCGGATCCTGATCGTCTACGTCCACCCCGAGCCGACCTCGTTCTGTGGCGCGCTGAAGGACCGGGCGGTGGAGACGTTGTCGCGTCTTGGCCACGAGGTCGAGGTCAGCGATCTCTACGCCGAGGGCTTCAACCCGGTCGCGGGGCGGCACGATTTCATCGGCCAGTTCGATTCCGAGCGCTTCCACTACCAGAACGAACAGCTGCATGCCGCGAACGAAGGCGGCTTCGCGCCGGAGCTCGAACGTGAGCAGGCGCGGCTTCTGCGGGCCGACCTGGTGATCTTCATCTTCCCGCTGTGGTGGTCGAATGTCCCGGCCATGCTCAAGGGCTGGGTCGACCGGGTGCTGGCCTTCGGCGTCGTCTATCTCGATGGGCTGCGGTTCGAACGCGGCATGCTCAAGGGCAAGCGCGGCATGGCTTGCGTCACCACCGGAGGAACCCCCGAACGGTTCTCACCGGAGGGTGTCTACGGGCCGATCGAAGGCGTGCTGCGGCCGGTCAACAGGGGCGTCTTCGAGTATCTCGGCATGGAGGTGGTGCCGCCCTTCGTGGCCTACGCCGCGCCGCGCATCGACGATGCCGGCCGTCGCGCCTATCTCGACGACTGGACGCGGCGCCTCGAGGCGCTCTGA
- a CDS encoding AI-2E family transporter, with protein MPPHPGNVGRRRVAPVSPALLRPVDPSAGLRPFLGRSRPIADPGSLLDKAAKIAILGIFMIIAIHALDAWAAFLAPVLTAVVLGLMLGPAMTLFERAGLPAPLSAIVVIVLALGGLYGLGFLLAPSVQEWSGRLPELLAVVERHTSQLQWHMRALRELQESVQQAGGGDTAPVVAVQGPGLVDSVLSFAPPALGQVVLFVAVLYFYLATRNRLRDSILTMCVSRGARLRAARIIRDAERTISGYLLTIAGINVGLGIATAGAMWALGIPSPALWGAVAAILNFIQYIGPLMFAVLITAVGLITQDTLGAALMPTIAFVALNTIEGQFITPAVLGRRLTLNPFPIILAIGFWLWLWGPVGAFLAVPMLIISLVVLTHLMPQGPIARPRRPMPPPAPTEPPAREAAPPAA; from the coding sequence ATGCCCCCTCACCCCGGCAACGTCGGACGCCGCCGTGTCGCTCCGGTTTCGCCGGCGCTGCTGCGACCGGTCGATCCGTCGGCAGGCCTGCGCCCGTTCCTCGGTCGCAGCCGGCCGATCGCGGATCCCGGCAGTCTGCTCGACAAGGCGGCGAAGATCGCGATCCTCGGCATCTTCATGATCATCGCGATCCACGCACTCGACGCATGGGCTGCCTTTCTCGCACCGGTACTCACCGCTGTCGTGCTGGGACTGATGCTCGGGCCGGCGATGACCCTGTTCGAGCGCGCCGGCCTGCCCGCACCGCTATCGGCGATCGTGGTGATCGTCCTCGCGCTCGGCGGCCTGTACGGGCTCGGTTTCCTGCTCGCACCCTCGGTCCAGGAATGGAGCGGCCGGTTGCCGGAACTGCTCGCGGTTGTCGAACGCCACACCTCGCAGCTGCAATGGCATATGCGTGCCCTGCGCGAACTGCAGGAGTCCGTCCAGCAGGCCGGCGGCGGCGACACTGCCCCGGTCGTCGCCGTGCAGGGGCCGGGACTGGTCGACAGCGTGCTCAGCTTCGCGCCGCCGGCGCTCGGGCAGGTCGTGCTGTTCGTCGCCGTGCTCTATTTCTACCTTGCCACCCGCAACCGGTTGCGCGACAGCATCCTGACGATGTGCGTCAGTCGCGGTGCCCGGCTGCGCGCAGCCCGCATCATCCGCGACGCGGAGCGGACGATCTCCGGCTACCTGCTGACCATCGCCGGCATCAATGTCGGCCTCGGCATCGCCACGGCCGGCGCGATGTGGGCGCTCGGCATTCCCTCGCCGGCACTGTGGGGAGCGGTCGCCGCCATCCTCAACTTCATCCAGTACATCGGGCCGCTGATGTTTGCGGTGTTGATCACCGCGGTCGGACTGATCACCCAGGACACGCTGGGGGCCGCACTGATGCCGACCATCGCCTTCGTCGCGCTCAACACGATCGAGGGCCAGTTCATCACCCCGGCAGTGCTCGGCCGCCGGCTGACGCTCAACCCGTTCCCGATCATCCTGGCGATCGGCTTCTGGCTGTGGCTGTGGGGGCCGGTCGGCGCCTTCCTGGCGGTGCCGATGCTGATCATCTCGCTGGTGGTCCTCACCCATCTGATGCCACAGGGACCGATCGCCAGACCGCGCCGACCGATGCCGCCCCCCGCCCCGACCGAGCCGCCGGCGCGGGAGGCTGCGCCGCCGGCGGCGTGA